DNA from Rhodothermales bacterium:
TGGTTGGAAAGCGGCTTGGGCATGGCGATTGGGGTATTCATGACACAATCGAACGCGAGGGTATCATAATGCGATTCGATCAAAAAAGCAGCACCCCACCCATTTCACATTTCGTGCAAATGATCGCCTTCAGGCGATTCACCTGCCGGCTACATCCGCCCGGCCAACCGCGCGCCCAACCGCAAACTCAGCGCCGCGATCGTCAGCGTCGGAGCCATGGCGGTGGAGGTGGGGAACAGGCTGGCGTCGGACACGAACAGGTTGTCGACGCCGTGCACCCGCCCGGTCGGGTCGCAGACGGAGTCCGCCGGCTCGGCGCCCATCCGCAGCGTCCCGCACTGGTGCGCGTTGGCTTCGATTCCGAACCGTTTGTGGAAGATAAACGGGTAGCCGGCCCGCCGCATGGCCTGCTTCACCCGGGCGAGCAGCACCCGGTGCGCGGCCTCGTTGTTCGGTCGCCACGTTACCTCGATCCGCCCACCGTCGCCGAGGAGGACGCGGTTCTCGGAGTCGGGCAACTCCTCGGTAGTCATCCACCAATCGATGCTCCGGGCCGCGAGGTAGTCGAGGAGCGCGGCCGGCAGAAAGGGCTTGTCCGACTGGATCATCCGCCCGGTCAGCTTCCCCAGCGTCTGGATGGCGCCGGCGGGATATGGGAAGCCGCGAGCGGCGAACAGGAAATCGTGGAGGCCGACGGTCTTCTGCATCGTCAGCCGCGTCCGCCGCAACGGCCGCACGCACATCAGGGCGCTCTGGTTCTGGATCATGTACCGTCGGCCCACCTGATCGTAGCGGTTACCCACGCCCTCGGGCCACGCGGCGTCCTGCGAGCGAAGCAGCACCGCCGGGGAGTTCACGGCCCCGCAGGCCAGCACGAAGGTGGACCCGGTGATCGTCACCAGGTCGCCCCGGTGCAGGGCTTCTACCGCGACGATCCGCCGGCCCCCGTCCGCCGTTTTTATCCGGCGGACGAGCGTATCGGTGAGCAGGCGCACCTGCGGCGAGGCCAGCGCCGGCCGGAGGCACTGGCGCTCGGCGTCCCCTTTACCGCCCGCGTAACAGGGAAACCCGTCGCAGCCCGTGCAGGGCGTGTCCCGGTTGCATCCCCCCTCGCCCCAGTCGATGGCCATTTCGAGGGGATGGGGATGGAGGCCCTGCGACCGGAGCGCCTCGACAAGTTCGGCGACCGCCGGCTCGTGTGGGATAGCCGGAAAGGGATACGGGGTGGAGCGGGGCGGCTCGGTCGGGTCGATGCCGGCTTCGCCGCGGACACCAAACAGCGCCTCGGCCTGTCCGTAATACATCTCCATCTCGGCGTACCCGATGGGCCACGCCGGCGTGACGCCGTCCACATGCCGCATCCCCGCAAAGTCCTCCACCCGAAAGCGCTGCAGGTTGGCGCCGTAGAGTTTCGTCTGCCCACCCACCCAGTAGTGGTTGCCCGGGCGATACGGCCGGCGGCGCACGGTGTCGAACCAGCGCTCGGTGGTTTTGTAGCGCCCTTCGCCGAAGACGGCCCTGGCGTCCCAGTTCGCCGGCTCGGCCGGCAGGTAGCCGCCGCGTTCGACGACGAGCACATTGGCGCCGCTATCCTTCAGGGCATAGGCCAGCGCGCTGCCCCCTGGCCCCGAGCCCAGAATCACGATGTCGGCGGAGAGCAGCTGGGGCATGGCGGTTGAGGGCTGGGAGGACGCGGTGCATCGAATATCGAACGAGGGTCAACGATAGTCAAGAATCTCCCTGAAGCGCTTTTTTTGATGGGAGGCGATGATTTCCGGCGCGTTGCCTATCTTGCGCGCGATACCCCATAGCATCAGCCGTTCTCCCGCCCATGCATCCGATCTACCCCTACTTTGCCATCCTCCTCCTGGCCGCCGGTTGCGCGCCGCAACCGCCCGAGGGCGCCGGCGCCGACTGGGCCCACTACCTCGGCCACCCAACGAGTAATCAGTACTCCACGCTGGACCAGATCACCACCCAAAACGTCCGCACCCTCGAGGTCGCCTGGACGTTCGTCACCGGCGACAGCGCGCTCTACGAGGCCAACAACCTGATCGTCGATGGCGTGCTCTATACCCCCACGCCCAGCCGAAGGGTGATCGCCCTGAACGCCGCCACCGGCGAGCACCTCTGGACGTTCGACCCGACGACCATCCAGACGCATGAGCCCACCCGGCGCATCGAGGCGCAGCGCGGCATCACGTACTGGGAGGATGGGGATGACAAACGCATCCTCTCGGCCCGCGGCCCATGGCT
Protein-coding regions in this window:
- a CDS encoding GMC family oxidoreductase → MPQLLSADIVILGSGPGGSALAYALKDSGANVLVVERGGYLPAEPANWDARAVFGEGRYKTTERWFDTVRRRPYRPGNHYWVGGQTKLYGANLQRFRVEDFAGMRHVDGVTPAWPIGYAEMEMYYGQAEALFGVRGEAGIDPTEPPRSTPYPFPAIPHEPAVAELVEALRSQGLHPHPLEMAIDWGEGGCNRDTPCTGCDGFPCYAGGKGDAERQCLRPALASPQVRLLTDTLVRRIKTADGGRRIVAVEALHRGDLVTITGSTFVLACGAVNSPAVLLRSQDAAWPEGVGNRYDQVGRRYMIQNQSALMCVRPLRRTRLTMQKTVGLHDFLFAARGFPYPAGAIQTLGKLTGRMIQSDKPFLPAALLDYLAARSIDWWMTTEELPDSENRVLLGDGGRIEVTWRPNNEAAHRVLLARVKQAMRRAGYPFIFHKRFGIEANAHQCGTLRMGAEPADSVCDPTGRVHGVDNLFVSDASLFPTSTAMAPTLTIAALSLRLGARLAGRM